The genomic interval AAAACTTGCTTCTTCGACAAGCATTTTTGGAAACATCCAAACTTTGTTAAAAGCTAACAAACCGTTTGTCATACTTACAATTATTACGGGCGTTTTTAGTCTTGGAGCATTTAATTTCTCATTTGTACTTTTAAGAGCATCCGAATTGGGTGTTGACCAGAGTTTCATTCCAATAGTATATGCAGCAATCAATATAGCTCATACCATAGTAGGAATTCCAGCAGGTATCTTGGCCGATAAGATAGGAAAAGAAAAGGTTCTTTTGATGAGTTACGTAATTTTTGCCGCATCATCCATTCTGATGGTCGTATCTATTAATAATATCGTCTTTGCTTACATATTAGCAGCAATATTTGGGCTTTATGTAGGAATTTCTGAGACTGTTCAAAGAGCAATAATTCCAAGATATGTATCACCAGAATTAAGAGGAACAGCATATGGATTTTATAGTCTTGTGATTGGAGTATGTTTTTTCGTAAGTAATATTACATTTGGCTTTATTTGGGACCATTATAATATTCATATGGCAGTAGTTTATAGTGTATCTTTGACTTTTTTTGCAATCTTAGGTATGATGGTATTTATGAAAAGATATCTAAATTTAAAGACTAACGGCAACTTGTAGTGAATAGGTCCATAAAAATAATGACATCTGATATAATTCGATGTAGGTAGATTAGTAGGTATATCATTTGGTACAC from Candidatus Nitrosocosmicus hydrocola carries:
- a CDS encoding MFS transporter translates to MGTGDKSTEDKPRGIRNVLYLGLVSFFTDFSTEMILGVLPAFIVNNLGASRAILGAIEGSSELTSYTFRMISGSLSDKFRKRKIFVLIGYGLSTISKPFFAISTSWLDAFVVRAVDRVGKGVRTAPRDALIADSVSESISGKAFGIHRTIDQLGAIVGPLVAFAILQTLDIRAVFLVSLIPGAIAVIILIFFVKEVAIKKLASSTSIFGNIQTLLKANKPFVILTIITGVFSLGAFNFSFVLLRASELGVDQSFIPIVYAAINIAHTIVGIPAGILADKIGKEKVLLMSYVIFAASSILMVVSINNIVFAYILAAIFGLYVGISETVQRAIIPRYVSPELRGTAYGFYSLVIGVCFFVSNITFGFIWDHYNIHMAVVYSVSLTFFAILGMMVFMKRYLNLKTNGNL